The sequence GTTTTGGCTTTCTCCATATGCATCTGGTATCACTCCATTACTGTACAGGATAGGAACCCCCTGCATAACATTGTCAAGGTGTGTTCCAAGATTATTGGACTTTCTGTTCGCCATCTGAACACTGTGTACGAGCAGCAGGCTAGCAGCCTGGCTCGTCGAATTCTCAAGGACCCGACTCATGCTCTGTTTCCGGCATTTGAGAAGCTGCAATCTGGTCGCAGGTTCCGCTGTCCGGCCTGTAAGACCCAAAGGAGAAGAGCAACCTTTGTTCCCAGTGTCATTCTCCTCTTGAACTCTAAGAAGTCTGAGACAGTGACTCTAACTATAACTTAGATCTTCTGTACAATTCTGTAGTGCAATATCTGATGTGCAAATTACAATATCACCTCGACATTTTAACTACAATGTCACTTTCATTTTTTATTGTCACTTTAATTACATTGTCATTTTAATATAATCGAcgccttattttatttatttgctaaatattttattttatttttatttttcattatttattttttgtcacccccttctgtgttttattttctttatgattccattttcttgttcttcttttaaTGGACCACTCTTCGCCTTTCTAATTGCCcttcggggataaataaagttttttctgattctgattctgaatgtTACTGCTGTTAAACTGAGCACTTACTTACAAACAGTACTGAGGAggtaagaaaataaatataaaaatgaaaatcaaaCATTATCACAGCTTTCCCAGTGTTTTTCTGTGACTATGCCAGGGAAGAACTTTCACCAAAGGAGGAGCCAAATATTACATTTGCAAAAGGGCAGGAATAAACCCAATAAATGCAGCTGTAttgtaaaaaatttaattaagaAATCTATATTATATCTGAATCTATATTTTTAACCCTCTTCCATTAATCAATGcttaaaataaaaagtctaaGTGGTTTATTCTAGTCAAGGGGACTTTGGAAGATGAGTCTAACGCAGCCGGTCTGTCCGTTAAGCGGCTGGATGCAGAATGGACAGGCAGCGTGGAAGGCGTGAGTGCCATGCGGTAGCGGGATCTGACTCCAGTAGGCTATCGTCTTCTCTGAGCAGATATGCCCACAGGGGACAAAGGCATGGGTGGGAGGCTCAGCATCTACGTAAAAGCCTGGTTCACAGCTTAGCCACAGTGGCATATAAGGGCCCCTTGCCCGGCACATGGGGCACTCTCTCTCCTGACATTCCACTTCAACTTTGGGGTCATGGCGCCCTCCCCAGCCATGATAGCCGTGCACATGGCCACAGCGCAGGTAGGCCCAGGGCTGCTTCTCGTCCAGGACATCCTTGCGTCGCAGACTGGGGAAGGCCAAAGTGTTCAAGCCCACGGGGCACTGTGGACGCCCAGCATTCAGCTCCTGCCGCATCGCCTCCAGGTGCTTGACGGTGGGGGTACGCGCAAGTCCCTCTGCAGTCCGCCACAGCAGGGTGGCACCACAAAGGTCAATAAGGGAGCCGTCCACCAGCTTGTTATACTCAGAGTCCACCTTCAAAAAACACAGATCATCCACATCACTTCAATGTGTCACATTACTCTTATATGCTTCATGTTTAAAATAGTATTAGAAAGCTAATGTGCTGATGTCAGTTGCTTTCATTTAACATTCCTTTAATCAGTTAAACATTTTATATAGTTTACTttccatttttcaaaaataaacagaaaacttAAGTTCATAAATACTTCATAAGTACTTATATAGTATGGTCCATACCTGTATAGTACagtccttatttatttattacagtCCATACTATATAATACAGTCCATTCTTATATAGTACAGTCCATTTTACTGTAACTGTGTGTGCGATTGGGAGTCACACACCATGTTGCCCCTCTGCTGAGCTGATCTGGTCTCCCGGAGCGTGAAAACATTGCCACAGACTGAGATTTCCCTCCAAAGACCAGGTTTGGAGTCGTGGCTGAAGCCGTGGCAAGGATTCATTACCAGAACACCATTTGTGGTCAGTCCATCCATTTGACCCTCCTGCATCCTCCACTTGGCTGCCTTCTCCTGTGAAGAAGTCACAAACTTACTCTTAGCATCACCACACAACATGAGAGTTAATCAAGTAATGAATTGTTGTATAAATTTTTGATGGTAGCTTGCTACCCCAAGAAAGATGTTTTTAGAGGAGTCAAAGCCTGCAGCATAGATGTGTGCAGCTTGAGGTGGGTTTCTTTGACAGATGATGCGGCAGGCAAAGCGGGAGATGGTGCTCTGAGCGGTCTGACTCTCAGTGTAGCTCTGTCCACTGGGCACAGTGTCTGTCACAACAAAGTCAATGGGAGACTCGGTGGAACGCCCAATCTGtgattaaaagttaaaagttcAAGGTTTCCATTTCTGGTATTTCAGTGTGCATGTTTGCTGACACTTGCAGACAGAAATTGATTTGGAATAAATATTGTGACACAGATTTGAtaatttttgtttaattcatttttccattttaagagtttacagaCAAACTTTTTGAAAGAAAAGGTCCCATGCAACAGTCATGAATGCCTTAATGGACATAAGCCTTCTCAATTGTTAACTGATGGTGCTAAAGGCAGAATTGATTGGATGACACTGAATGTGATGGAAGAAAATGTTAtctatacatccatccatctataccCGCTTTGTAACGTAGTTACACTAATTCTTAgtttatctatttttatttttcacttcaCTAACTCTCCTGTCATTTCAGATCCTGCCATGCTAATTACTAATTTCCCTCACCTAGGTTTCCTGTCCATCTCCTCACCTGCAGTCTATTTGCTCATTAGGTCCTCAGTGTATATATACTCATCACTTTCACTTGTTCCCTGCCAGATTGTCTTGTGTTGTTCGTCGCCAAGCTCTCCAGCGTTTTCCGTTCCTGTCTACTTGTTCTGATCTAGTTCTGCCTCTCCTGGATTCCTGATTCCTGCCTGCCCCTTGTCGGATTTGTTAGCCACTCTGATCGCCTGGTTTCGACCCTGACTGTTTTCCTGGATTATTGATACCTGCCTACCCCTTATCGGATTTGTTTGCCTGCCTCGGATCGTTTGGTTGTGACCTGGACTGTTTTTTGGACTGAATAAACGGATCTTCCCTTTATAACCGCCTGCCTCATTGTCGTGCTTTTGGGTTCTCATTTGCTCGCTACATAATCGTGATGCGCTTAATCCGTTGGtcggggggggggctggagcctatcccagcagtcagaAAATTTTATAtattatctaaatgtaatgttaaaaataaactaATCAGAAATGGTTGACTCTCAACATATGTGACACTATCTAGTTAGGGTGAACTGGATGCCACACACCTGGAACATGTCTGTGTCGCTGTCATGTGTGTACTCCACCACGACTGTCTGTGCTCGGGAGAGAGTGTACGATATACTGTGCTGTTCCTTGTTGCTAacagcctttaaaaaaaaaaaaaaaaattaaaaacacacagaagacataaaaatctgtttaagacatgaaaaaaaacttattattattattatttttgttgccGCTGTCCTTTATAATAATGCATCGAGGAAACTAGCAGCATATATCACCTCGTGTTTTAGTAGAACACTATTTTGATTACACTCCTTATATAAATTTCACAGCGGCCTAGGTAAATTTCTGAAGCAGAGCTTAAGAAACATAAAGGATGGGGGGTTTCTTGGCTTAATGTACTTCTACCAATATGAAGTCTCACCTTAGCAGCCTGAGGTGTGCAGGACGTGTGAATGGTGCTGGGTTTCACACCATTTGCCTTGTTCCTACGACACAGAGCAAACAGACTTTTCCGCCTCCCTTTGTCACCGCTTGGCAGAGAGCCATTGCACCTGATCACAAACATGATGTCAACAGGGTATCATGTTATTAAATATATATGGATAAATACATAGGGATTCAATTCATCAGCCAAAGGTGTTGTTCCTGGGTTTCTCCTTCTTTATATAATGGAGTTTAttcatacaaagaaaaaaaagtgacagcTTCTATCATGTTCCTAGGATTTTGCAAACTCGTAAAGCTCTACTCCCGAGACATTTTTAGTTAGTTAGCTTTTAAAGTTTGGCCCTCTGAActaaattaattcatttcagttCATGGTGTGTGTCTGCAGAGCCCTGCTGTTTGTTTGACCATGGCCTTCTCCATACATGGAGTGAAGCTAAGCAGAAGCGGGACAGGTGAAGATAAAGCCACATTATTTGCTAAATTACTTTAAGTGCTATTAAGTGTTACAACAAATATAATTCCTGCTATAAAATGGACAGACAAAGGTCTGGCCATACCATTGTTTATTCAACTAGTTTCTTCCGTGTACTTGACCTGAATAATATGAAGAGAACCTCTTCTTGTAGCTTATAACTTCTGCATAAGCATTTTTAATTTTagcttttttattgttttatttaccaTGCTTTGAATAAGCACTTTGTTGAACCTGTTGATAATTGACACCCTGCCCTGAAGTTCTGCATCTGTTGGAAGGTATATATTTCATTATCAATGAAGCTTGACCAGCAGTTTCCCtgcttctgttctgtgtggcAGGCATGGGTAAACACAACCCCGGCCTACCTATGCACTGCAGgtaaaaatccttttttttttttttcttttttttcacacagctTTCACTTGTGTTAGGAAGATTGtaggacagaaaaagaaaaattttaGGTTTGAAGTTAGAAAAGCAGGATACAGCAATGTGATTTATAAGTGATTAACCCAAGCCATCAAGATGTCTGTTGAATACAATTTTATGagcctgactgcacctccaccCCTGCAGCAACTCTCACGAAcaggcttcttctgtccagctgtacctccacctctatGGCAGCTTCCACCGCCAGGTCTTCTGAGCCAAGCTACaactccacctctgcggcagcttccaccaccaggcatcctgacCCCAGCCACAACTCCACCTCTGCGACAgattccaccaccaggcatcctaaGCACAACTGCACCTCCACATCTGTggcagctcccaccgcctggcttcctctgtccagctgtacccccaccccccatctctatgattgatagcaacatcactcctgtcgccatcccttcgctacaacctctgtgtctaaatATAGAGGacgttggagctgagctcaggaggcTTTAGACAGGGAGGGCTACAGgaccagatggagtctgtccaaggcttctgagggactgtgctggtcaactagcagtccctcttcagaggctcttcaatatgagtcttcagatggaaaaagtcccggtgctgtggaaaacttgtTGTCCCATAGTATCCAAATTAGGgaaaccggtggagctgaatgactacagaccggtggctttgacatctcatatcataaAGACCTTTGAGAGACTCCTTGTTcatcgcatgagattgcaggttgctgaggatcTTGACCatctccagtttgcctaccagaaacacatagaaGTGGAAGAAGCAATTCTGTACATGCTGCAttgggcatatgctta is a genomic window of Odontesthes bonariensis isolate fOdoBon6 chromosome 4, fOdoBon6.hap1, whole genome shotgun sequence containing:
- the LOC142379044 gene encoding E3 ubiquitin-protein ligase pellino homolog 1-like isoform X1 → MFSLGQENISTSPASTKGPVRYGELIVLGCNGSLPSGDKGRRKSLFALCRRNKANGVKPSTIHTSCTPQAAKAVSNKEQHSISYTLSRAQTVVVEYTHDSDTDMFQIGRSTESPIDFVVTDTVPSGQSYTESQTAQSTISRFACRIICQRNPPQAAHIYAAGFDSSKNIFLGEKAAKWRMQEGQMDGLTTNGVLVMNPCHGFSHDSKPGLWREISVCGNVFTLRETRSAQQRGNMVDSEYNKLVDGSLIDLCGATLLWRTAEGLARTPTVKHLEAMRQELNAGRPQCPVGLNTLAFPSLRRKDVLDEKQPWAYLRCGHVHGYHGWGGRHDPKVEVECQERECPMCRARGPYMPLWLSCEPGFYVDAEPPTHAFVPCGHICSEKTIAYWSQIPLPHGTHAFHAACPFCIQPLNGQTGCVRLIFQSPLD
- the LOC142379044 gene encoding E3 ubiquitin-protein ligase pellino homolog 1-like isoform X2; this translates as MFSLGQENISTSPASTKGPVRYGELIVLGCNGSLPSGDKGRRKSLFALCRRNKANGVKPSTIHTSCTPQAAKAVSNKEQHSISYTLSRAQTVVVEYTHDSDTDMFQEKAAKWRMQEGQMDGLTTNGVLVMNPCHGFSHDSKPGLWREISVCGNVFTLRETRSAQQRGNMVDSEYNKLVDGSLIDLCGATLLWRTAEGLARTPTVKHLEAMRQELNAGRPQCPVGLNTLAFPSLRRKDVLDEKQPWAYLRCGHVHGYHGWGGRHDPKVEVECQERECPMCRARGPYMPLWLSCEPGFYVDAEPPTHAFVPCGHICSEKTIAYWSQIPLPHGTHAFHAACPFCIQPLNGQTGCVRLIFQSPLD